One region of Clostridiales bacterium genomic DNA includes:
- a CDS encoding 2-hydroxyacyl-CoA dehydratase family protein produces MADKEKRSLREFLRHINDYTYRFNPEKGQFRYRELRGVRDTAFDFYMWLKCWKDMVAFVAKCPVSAVRALFRYQWFATYLTYPNFVDRGTLGMRGNQLRMARAQYDRIVKKATDLLRISFVADEHFHPGNKLSKKVVLFDELVPGEIMAGFPNLIYLPAQVLPVFLCSILDQQITPPYLDAAENFGIPADVCPLPSAEAGCALRDEYPKVGTCFVACNMPCDGSVATTSYQDRYFNLPTYYFGVPIRYNEEAVQDYAVEELRGLIRFIEEQTGETFDWDAFFRAMKVYNQETEYELQKWEVNRTPYPQMTGETFWIYRMFFYHLSGGMDPHFLDTDRRVNRIMMRGYQQKKPCAPAMRHRCVEWSCPANFYPDFSVWAENCWGINVVASMESLISDIIINTEDPDQALADLARSYQRTTMRKHTKGGYANVLDELWIVCKQYNADMVLMYDQISCKGMDGLRGVFEEQAAARGVHMLWVAQDLLDSRTISKRDMRRQVNLYMQTVMGEEPVRPDLVDFDDALTW; encoded by the coding sequence ATGGCTGACAAGGAAAAACGCTCCCTGCGGGAATTTCTCCGCCACATCAATGACTATACTTACCGCTTCAACCCCGAGAAGGGCCAGTTTCGCTACCGCGAGCTGCGCGGCGTGCGCGACACGGCGTTCGATTTCTACATGTGGCTCAAGTGCTGGAAGGACATGGTCGCCTTTGTGGCCAAGTGCCCGGTGTCGGCCGTGCGCGCGCTGTTTCGCTACCAGTGGTTTGCGACCTATCTGACCTACCCGAACTTTGTCGACCGCGGCACGCTCGGTATGCGCGGCAACCAGCTGCGCATGGCCCGCGCGCAGTACGACCGCATCGTGAAAAAGGCCACCGACCTGCTGCGCATCTCGTTCGTGGCCGACGAGCACTTCCACCCCGGCAACAAGCTGTCCAAGAAGGTCGTGCTCTTTGACGAGCTCGTCCCCGGCGAGATCATGGCCGGCTTCCCGAACCTCATCTACCTGCCGGCGCAGGTGCTGCCGGTGTTTCTGTGCTCCATCCTCGACCAGCAGATCACCCCGCCGTACCTCGACGCGGCCGAGAACTTCGGCATCCCGGCCGACGTCTGCCCCCTGCCCTCGGCCGAGGCCGGCTGCGCCCTGCGCGACGAGTATCCCAAGGTCGGCACGTGCTTTGTCGCCTGCAACATGCCGTGCGACGGCAGCGTCGCCACGACGTCGTATCAGGACCGGTACTTCAACCTCCCGACGTACTACTTCGGCGTGCCCATCCGCTACAATGAGGAGGCCGTACAGGACTACGCCGTCGAGGAGCTGCGGGGGCTCATCCGCTTCATCGAGGAGCAGACCGGCGAGACGTTCGACTGGGACGCCTTTTTCAGGGCCATGAAGGTCTACAATCAGGAGACGGAGTACGAGCTGCAGAAGTGGGAGGTCAACCGCACGCCCTACCCGCAGATGACGGGCGAGACGTTCTGGATCTACCGCATGTTTTTCTACCACCTCTCCGGCGGCATGGACCCGCATTTTCTCGACACCGACCGCCGCGTCAACCGCATCATGATGCGCGGCTACCAGCAGAAAAAGCCCTGCGCGCCCGCGATGCGCCACCGCTGCGTCGAGTGGTCGTGCCCGGCGAACTTCTACCCCGACTTCTCTGTCTGGGCGGAAAACTGCTGGGGCATCAACGTCGTGGCGAGCATGGAGTCGCTCATTTCCGACATCATCATCAACACGGAAGATCCCGATCAGGCGCTCGCCGACCTCGCCCGCAGCTACCAGCGCACCACCATGCGCAAGCACACGAAGGGCGGCTACGCGAACGTGCTCGACGAGCTGTGGATCGTCTGCAAACAGTACAACGCCGACATGGTGCTCATGTACGACCAGATCTCCTGCAAGGGCATGGACGGTCTGCGCGGCGTGTTCGAGGAGCAGGCGGCCGCGCGCGGCGTGCATATGCTCTGGGTGGCGCAGGATCTGCTCGATTCGCGCACGATCTCCAAGCGTGACATGCGCCGCCAGGTCAACCTCTACATGCAGACCGTCATGGGCGAGGAGCCCGTGCGGCCCGACCTCGTGGACTTTGACGACGCGCTGACGTGGTAA
- a CDS encoding YgjV family protein — translation MGFWLNQALGLLGSLIVFASVQFNNRRVILAAQAAACLMWIVHYGLLGATTAATINILSFARSVVFYFNDRKWAQSRAWLWAFLALYVVNTVLTWAGPMSLLPGIAMSMTTVALWTRDMRRTRLLYLTNSPFWFTYDILARSYSCMVIEAIAFVSYAVAVWRFDIKKQPQA, via the coding sequence ATGGGTTTCTGGCTCAACCAGGCGCTGGGTCTGCTCGGCAGCCTGATCGTGTTTGCTTCGGTACAATTCAATAACCGCCGCGTCATCCTCGCCGCGCAGGCCGCCGCCTGCCTGATGTGGATCGTGCACTACGGGCTGCTCGGTGCGACGACCGCCGCGACCATCAACATCCTGTCGTTCGCGCGCAGCGTCGTGTTTTACTTCAACGACCGCAAGTGGGCGCAGAGCCGCGCGTGGCTGTGGGCGTTTCTGGCGCTGTACGTGGTCAATACCGTCCTCACGTGGGCGGGGCCGATGAGCCTGCTGCCCGGCATCGCCATGAGCATGACGACGGTCGCGCTCTGGACGCGCGATATGCGCCGCACGCGCCTGCTCTACCTGACGAATTCGCCGTTCTGGTTCACGTATGATATCCTTGCGCGCTCGTACTCGTGCATGGTCATCGAGGCCATCGCCTTCGTGTCCTACGCCGTCGCCGTGTGGCGGTTTGATATCAAAAAACAGCCGCAGGCATGA